A stretch of the Acanthochromis polyacanthus isolate Apoly-LR-REF ecotype Palm Island chromosome 22, KAUST_Apoly_ChrSc, whole genome shotgun sequence genome encodes the following:
- the LOC110945285 gene encoding PI-PLC X domain-containing protein 1-like: MFQVKNMEDKQRQQLGGNSDWMSRLPEELLDVPLWNFALPGSHDSMSFCLDVSSPVLGSEPGLLRLTDRFFPCCTRRCVNRWATTQQSVLSHQCDLGIRFFDLRIARKPKGGRKLFFAHGIYTLITVKEALDELSVWLDAHPKEVVIVCCSHFESLTDEDHADLVKFIISLFGRKLCPSQETPSMRSCWSRSQQLVVSYDNQQVAPQHPELWDGIPYWYADSSDPEKVIAYLEEQKSRGRPAGFYVCGLNLTEDAPYVFLHPLQDMRKMTMKALSLLLHWTGEQRPGPEGGGVNVVCCDFVGDSRFCSLVIGLNYKLAARPPASSSDAAGCFHSNRPDISHPA; the protein is encoded by the exons ATGTTTCAGGTTAAGAATATGGAGGACAAACAGCGGCAGCAGCTCGGAGGGAATTCGGACTGGATGTCTCGTCTGCCGGAGGAACTGCTTGACGTCCCGCTGTGGAACTTCGCTCTGCCCG GGAGCCACGACAGCATGTCCTTCTGCCTGGACGTCTCCTCCCCAGTGCTCGGATCAGAGCCCGGCCTCCTCAGACTCACCGACCGGTTCTTCCCCTGCTGCACCCGGCGCTGTGTGAACCGCTGGGCCACCACACAG CAGTCCGTCCTCAGTCATCAGTGCGATCTTGGGATTCGTTTCTTCGACCTGCGAATAGCCAGGAAGCCGAAAGGAGGCAGAAAACTGTTCTTCGCACACGGAATCTACACACTGATCACTGTCAAG GAGGCTCTGGATGAACTCTCCGTCTGGCTCGACGCTCATCCTAAAGAGGTCGTCATCGTCTGCTGCTCACATTTTGAATCTCTCACCGATGAAGATCACGCAGATCTGGTGAAGTTTATCATCTCGCTGTTTGGACGGAAGCTGTGCCCCTCGCAG GAGACTCCCTCTATGCGCTCCTGTTGGTCCAGAAGTCAGCAGCTTGTCGTTTCCTACGACAACCAGCAGGTGGCGCCGCAGCATCCTGAGCTGTGGGATGGGATACCTTACTg GTACGCTGACAGCTCAGATCCTGAGAAAGTGATCGCTTATCTGGAGGAACAGAAGAGCCGAGGAAGACCAG CTGGTTTCTACGTCTGCGGTCTGAATCTGACCGAAGACGCTCCGTACGTTTTCCTCCACCCGCTGCAGGACATGAGGAAGATGACGATGAAGGCTCTGTCGCTGCTGCTGCATTGGACCGGCGAGCAGCGTCCGGGACCGGAGGGGGGCGGAGTCAACGTCGTTTGCTGCGACTTCGTGGGTGACAGCCGCTTCTGCTCGCTGGTCATCGGCCTCAACTACAAACTCGCCGCTCGGCCACCGGCATCTTCCTCGGATGCTGCTGGCTGTTTCCATAGCAACCGACCTGATATCTCACATCCAGCATAG